The sequence below is a genomic window from Halolamina litorea.
CCGGGAGTTCGCCGACGTGATCCTCGGGTTCTACCACGTCTACGTCGCTTTCGCCACCGACGACCGCTTCGAGGTCCGCCAGCCCGATTCGGCCTGGCGCTTCGACGAGCAGTTCTCGGCGTGGATCTGTGAGCAGGTGGTCCGCCACCACGAGTACTACTTCGACGACTTCGAGCGCATCGAGGACACCCCCGAAGAGTTCTACGAGCGGATGGGTGTCGACCGGGACGACGAGTGACCCGTCGCCCTCAGTCGAGGTAGAGTAATGTACCTCGTTCTCGAACGAGTGACGGTGTACCGGCGACGACGGAGGGAGCTGTGAGCGTCCAGTCGACGTTCGTCGACGTCGTCGGGACCGATCCGGTCGTTCAGGGGTTGGCCGGCGGGCTGTTCATCGCGTTGCTCAACGCCCTCGGCGCCGCCATCGTACTGGTCTGGCGGAACCCGACCCGGAAGTGGCTCGACGGCTCGCTCGGCTTCGCGGCCGGCGTGATGGTGTCTGCGAGCTACACCAGCCTGCTCATCCCCGGGATCGAGTTCGCCGCGGACGCAGACTACCGAGCCGTCGGACTCGGCCCGGTCGAACTGTCGGGGATCACGCCCGTGATAATCGGTTTCGCCCTCGGCGTGCTGTTGCTCGACAGCGGCGACCGCTGGGCGCACTACCTGGGCTTCCTCGTCAGCTCCCGGCTGACGGGGGGTGGCTCCGACGACGACTCGCCCGAAAACGAGGCCCGGCTCATGTCGGTCCTCCTGTTCACCTTGGCGATCACCATCCACAACATGCCCGAGGCGCTCGCCGTCGGCGTCGGCTTCGGCGGCGGCGACGTGGCCGAGGGGCTCTCGCTGATGATCGCCATCGGGATCCAGAACATCCCCGAAGGGCTCGCTGTCTCGGTCGCGGCGATCAACGCCGGCCTCGGCCGCCGGTGGTACGCCACCATCGCCGGCATCCGTGCCGGACTCGTCGAGGTCCCGCTCGCACTCCTTGGAGCGTGGGCCGTCGTCGTCGCCGCGCCGCTGCTGCCCTACGCGATGGGGTTCGCCGCTGGCGGAATGCTCTACGTCATCGTCGACGACATCGTTCCGTCGACGCAGGAGCACGGTAACGAGCGGGTCGCCTCGCTCGGCCTGATGGTCGGCGCCGCCGTGATGCTCACGCTCGACGTGGTGCTCGGTTGAGACGGACGGGCGGGAGGCTACCGAGGTCCCGCCCCGATCAGTTGAGGTACTGCGGGCCGAACACGACCAGCAGCAGGCAGGCGAGCATCGCCAGCCCCACGCTGGTGGTCACCGCCCGAGTGGCGGTGTGTTTGTCCTCGATGGGGAGCCGGGAGACGACGGCCTCGACGCTGGCCCGGAGGATGCGCCCGCCGTCGAGCGGGTACGCCGGGATGCAGTTGAAGATAGCGAGGTTGAGGTTGATCCAGCCGGTCCAAAAGAGGAGGTTCGCCAGCAGGAACACCCCGCCACCGAGCGGTTCGAGCGGCCCGGCGATCTCGTAGAAGCCGCGGTTGATCCCGACGAAGCCGGCGAAGTTGTAGCCGGCACCGCCGACGGCGCCGATGAACGGCAGGAGCAACACGACCAACACCAGCGCGAGCGCCGATCCGGCCCCGATACCCATGCTGCCATCGCCGCTCAGCAGCGACAGGAAGCCGGCGGCCGGGTAGTAATCCACGCCGAGGCTACTGGCGCCGATGCCGCCGTAGCCCGACAGCGGCGAGATGCCGAGGTAGCCACCCGACTCGCCCTCGCGGTAGTCCGCGGCGAGCGTGACGGTCGCCGTCCGGCGTTCCCCGTCGACGACGGCGACGACTTCGACTGACGTGCCCGCTGCCTTCCCGTCGAGCGCCGCGGTCACGTCGGCCGGGGTCAGCGTCCGCTGGCCGTCGATGCTGAGCACGGTGAACGGCTCACGGCCGGGGAAGCCCGCCGAGTAGTTCAGCGGGTGGTCGGCGGGGTCGGAGGCGCCGGCTGTCGTGTTCGGCGTGCTGGCGAGTGCGAGTACGCCCATCGGCGCCGTCGTCGTCTCGCCGTCGTCAGTCGTGACGGCGACGGTCGTGCGGTCGCCGATGGCTTCTCGGAGGCCCTGTTCGGTGCGGACCTCGGTGCCGTTGATGGCGGTGACGGTGTCGTTCACGTCGACGCCGGCAGCGCCTTCGCGGTCGAACGGCGATCCGCCCGCGAGTCTGGTCACGAGCAACGAGCGTTCGACGGTCGTCTCGGTGCCGTCGCTCAGCGTGACCTGCACCGAGCCGTCGGTGCTCTCTTCGAGGTAGCTGTCGAGTTCGCCGCCGTCCCCGATCTCCTGGCCGCCGGCCATCACGATCCGGTCACCCGGTTCGATCCCGGCGTCGTCGGCGGCCGACCCCGGCAGCACCCCGCCGATCGGGGCCCCAGCGGCGACGCCGATGGAGCCGACCACCGGCCCCAAGAGCAGCGCGAAGGCGACGATGGTGACGACGTAGTTGTTGGTGACGCCGGCTGCGAACATTCGGGCGCGACCGCCCCGGTCCGCGGTCCGCTGGTCCTCCTCGTCGGGTTCGACGAACGCGCCGATGGGGATGACGGCGAATGTGACGAGCCCCATCGACTCGATGTCGATGTTCTCGACGCGACAGAGCAAGCCGTGGCCGCCCTCGTGGACCACCAGCCCGATCAGCAGGCCGGCGACGATTTCCGGGGCGACCGAGAGCGGGAGGAACTCGTTTACACCGGGGATGACGAGCACGTTCCCCGGCTCGTTCACCGCTGACGGGGCCGGCGGGTTCTCGATGATGCTGCGGCCCTGCTGGAGCAGCATCACGAACATCCCGACCATGATCACCAGCGTGATCCCGAGGCCGACGTTGGTCCACGCGCGCCAGAAGCGCTTGGGGCCGGCGAGCCAGTTCAGGAAGGCCCGCCCGCGCTTGGTGTGGATGGTCGTGATCGGCCCCGAGACGTGGATCGCGTCGGGGAGGTAGCCCTCGGCGTCGAGCCAGTAGGCCGCGAGCGTGTAGGCGAGTGCGCCGACCAACACCCACGTCAGCGGGCCGACGGAGGGAACGACTTGGAGCAGCCCGTCGATCATCTGCTGGAGAGTCCGGCCCGCCCGGGCAAATGCGTTCGGGTCCCGGGGCGTCGACGCCCGAACGGGGGCGGTTCGGCTGCCTTCTCAGTTACCCGAAGCCAGCGACAACGACGAGGTAGAGCAGTGCGATAGCCAGCGCGGCGGCGGGGACGGCTGTTCGGACAACGAGTCGTGGTACGGCGTCGACTCGATCAGCGAGGACGCCACCGGCGAGTGCGCCACCGATACCGGCTGTGAGAACGCTCACTGCCGACAGTGCGAGGGGAACGAACACGTTCCCCACGCCGAGCAGTGGATCGACGCCCGTCGACGGTGGCGGGTAGGCGATAACGAGAGCGATTGCGGCGCCCACGAGCAGCCCGACGGCGCCCCGCTCACGGACTGAACCTGCTTGGGTTCGTCGACTCATGTGAGGGGGGTTCGCGGCCGTGAAAAAAAAAAAACTCTTGTGGGAAAAACGGCCGCCTCAGGCCTCGCGCCGCAGCCGTTCGACGACGAACGACTGGTCCAGTTCGCCGAGGAACTCACCGAGTCGGGGCCCCTGCGTCTTGTCGAAAAAGAGCTTGTAGCCGGCCGCGAACAGGTCGCCGGTGCCCAGGTCGTGGTCCTCCGCCAGTTCGTAGATCGCACCCTGAATCTCCTCGCCGTCGGCACCGCCGGCGACGACATCGGCGAGGTCTTCGAGGGCTGCGGCCTCGGCGTCGGTCAGGTCCACGTCGGGCAGATCGGTCTGGAGCCGGTAGTTGTAGGCGTTGTCACAGCGCTCGGCCCACGCGCGGGCCCGCTCGACGC
It includes:
- a CDS encoding site-2 protease family protein, whose product is MIDGLLQVVPSVGPLTWVLVGALAYTLAAYWLDAEGYLPDAIHVSGPITTIHTKRGRAFLNWLAGPKRFWRAWTNVGLGITLVIMVGMFVMLLQQGRSIIENPPAPSAVNEPGNVLVIPGVNEFLPLSVAPEIVAGLLIGLVVHEGGHGLLCRVENIDIESMGLVTFAVIPIGAFVEPDEEDQRTADRGGRARMFAAGVTNNYVVTIVAFALLLGPVVGSIGVAAGAPIGGVLPGSAADDAGIEPGDRIVMAGGQEIGDGGELDSYLEESTDGSVQVTLSDGTETTVERSLLVTRLAGGSPFDREGAAGVDVNDTVTAINGTEVRTEQGLREAIGDRTTVAVTTDDGETTTAPMGVLALASTPNTTAGASDPADHPLNYSAGFPGREPFTVLSIDGQRTLTPADVTAALDGKAAGTSVEVVAVVDGERRTATVTLAADYREGESGGYLGISPLSGYGGIGASSLGVDYYPAAGFLSLLSGDGSMGIGAGSALALVLVVLLLPFIGAVGGAGYNFAGFVGINRGFYEIAGPLEPLGGGVFLLANLLFWTGWINLNLAIFNCIPAYPLDGGRILRASVEAVVSRLPIEDKHTATRAVTTSVGLAMLACLLLVVFGPQYLN
- a CDS encoding ZIP family metal transporter translates to MSVQSTFVDVVGTDPVVQGLAGGLFIALLNALGAAIVLVWRNPTRKWLDGSLGFAAGVMVSASYTSLLIPGIEFAADADYRAVGLGPVELSGITPVIIGFALGVLLLDSGDRWAHYLGFLVSSRLTGGGSDDDSPENEARLMSVLLFTLAITIHNMPEALAVGVGFGGGDVAEGLSLMIAIGIQNIPEGLAVSVAAINAGLGRRWYATIAGIRAGLVEVPLALLGAWAVVVAAPLLPYAMGFAAGGMLYVIVDDIVPSTQEHGNERVASLGLMVGAAVMLTLDVVLG